GAGGTAGTACAGCACCTTAGGAGGAAGTGTGGAAATGGATTTGGTAGCGTTAGATGGTGGTTGAACTTGATCGTATAAATCCTTTCTCATCTAAGTGATTCTGTAATGCTTCCCTGTGCCAAGACTGAACTAAAAATGAACACCTCGTTCTGAACATAAATAATACGTTGCACCTTTAGTACAAAGATCTCAGGACactttaataaaacacaaatgaaatcATCCTGATACTCCCTGTGTAGGAAGAGTGAAATTATCTTCTTGTTTCATTGCAATTCCAATCTTGAGGTTAAATGACTCACCTATCTCATTTTTCAGACCTGGGAACAGAATCTGTGAGATAAAAGTCCCAATACAGTCTTTTTACTGAGAGGTCTTGTAACTGCTTAGTTTTGCAATCGCTAATGTactgcttgcttctttttcttgataTCCACTCCTAAAAGCAGGgagtaaggaaaaacaaacacacccaTCCAGTCCTGTAATGAAAGCGTCATCCgtcagcagagagcagcagcaggtttaGAGCTCCTTCACAGCTTTGGGTATGCAGGTGGGCTCCAAAAAGCAGTGCTAGGCACAAGCAGCAGACAGCTGGAAGGAGAGTTCTGTGTTGTCATAAAGAGTGAGGATCCAGGGCAGACAGAACATGGTCCTGCTGTAGAAAGAGCACAGGGAAGTCAGACTGTGTTTTAGCAGGTAGGGGTTGCTGTCCTAACACGGGGGCAAGCAAGATGCAGATGGatcttgtgctgctttgcaaaggTATGGTGAGCATGTGATGAGCTGGGATGAATCAGCTGggctttgctgctctgagcagttgTGTGATGAGTGCAGTTGTGAACTTGTGCACAGCTTCCCACCTGCACTGCATCCAGTGCTCAAATGGCACAGGTCAGCAAACTTCAAGGCCATGTGCAATGCTATCCCATTCATAAGAGGCAAAAAGCCACATATTTGCATATCCATCACTGCTTTGTAATTCTTTGCTCTGCTAAGCATGCTAATGAGGAATAATCATTACCATCAAATGCCCAAAATCTACAAAGGGAATGACTATTTTCTCTGGGCCTATTTTGTTGCCTCGTGCTCAATTTCCCTTGCTGCCCTTCAGAACAGAGTCTTCAGACTCTGGTTTCCCTGCTTTGGAGTACCCACTGCCTTGTCTCAGCCTGGAGCCAAGGTAAGTGTTGGCTCAGTAACAATATGGAAAGAGTATAATGCATCTGTACAGACCCAGTTATTTTGCCATCTGCAAGAACTTGGGATCTACAACAGTCTTGGCAAGTGTGTGGAAAGTGTAGTGTCATGGAAAACTACCTAGGTAGTAGGAAGTTATTTATATGGGGATGCAGAAGGGTGGGCGAGACCTCTTTGCAAGGTTATCAAAACTGGAGAGAGAATGCATTGGTATAAACTACAAACTTCATCCTCAGCTCTGTGCGTCCCTGGGAGATATTGCTGTGACTTACTTGTTACCAAGAGGCAGTGGAGCTGCACAGAACTTGCCAACAATGTGTGACTCATCCTTCCTCCAAAAGCGATTCTTGGGGAGGTATTTGAGTGTCATGCTGTTTGTCTGGCAGAGGGGAGCCCTGTGGGCCAGCAGCCGTCTGCCCACCTCCTCCTGCTTAGGTCTGCAATGGAAGGGAAGAGATGTGAGGATGGGTGTTCCACCAACCTGTAGATGTAGACTGAAACACTGGAGGAGCCTGGAGCACTCATCTGAAGCCCTTGGAGTACAAAGACTCATCTGTCAAAATATAGGGCGTCACAAGAGAGTCAGCAATCGAATGTATCTTTCTTAGCCTTCTGTTCATGTTCCATCACTGTAATCAGGAGTACTTCCATATAAACATTACTGTCACGTGTTAGAAACTTTACACAACTGCATAAATCATGGGAGGAGTATGGACAGGCTCACAGAAAATAGAAGTGTTGGGAGCTAATGAACACAACTCACCTTTGGCTCTGAATGTCCCTGAAATGTGTTTAGCTAGAAATAGGGAAACTACCTTCAGGAATTGGTGCTGTATGTCTACATTGCCTTTTTTATGCTCTTCTCAAGGTATTTACTTTAGGCCACGTTGAAGGTGGAATGCATGGATAGATGAATTTTTGCCTGTCCTTATGCTCTTTGCCAGGTAACATGAGCTGAGGAAAGCCAGAGCTGCTAATTGCCGGAGCCTGGTGGCAGGCTGTGTGCCCTGAAGTGATGCTGCCCATTCACTGCTGGGACTGACGTTTTGTCAAAGCCTTACGCTGCCTTTGGGTGCATGTAGGACTCTGGCTAACCAGAACTATGTTTTCATGGGTATGGGGGATGATGCCATGTTACATAACATGGTGCATAAGCAACACCAGTGCAGCAGGGAGATACATCATGTAGAAAGCTCTGTACTCTGTCAGCCCCGTGGCAGCTGTCAGCCTTGAGGACTCATCTCCTGGGAACGCAGTGAGCAGCAAGTGTAGGGTAATGGCATCTGGACTTCTACTTGTGCAACCTATTGTATGGAACCTGCTTTAGGTGGGGTTTGGATCTGATCATCTcctgaggttccttccaacccctgtgaaTCGATTCTTCAGAGGGCACTTaagtgcagcacagctgctgtcttCCAGGTCAAGGGTGTCCCTGGGTAGCTGTAACCCTTCTGTCTCACTAAAACCGGAGGGTACAGTAAAGCCTTGGGATTGCCTGGCTGTCTCGCTTCCCAGGCAAATTTCTCTCCTGGGTTCACGTGCCTCCTGCTGCACACATGACTAACACTGTCTGACAGCTGCAAAAGGAAGCGCTGCATGTCTTCTTGAACAAACTGTGGGTCCTGATTTGACCTGCGTGTTGCtatttcctccttcccacaCCTTTTAGAAGGCAGATCTGGCTTCTGAGATTTCAGGGCTGCTTGAATCTGCCTTTGCTTCACTATGGGGTTGGACAGATGTGAGTTCCATCAGGTTGGAGTATGAATTCCAAATTGCAGTGTTAGTCTGGAAATCCATAATCAAGCAGCCGTGTCATGCTGAACACCCTCCAGGGGGCCTCCCCCTCCCCAGTTCTCACCTATCTGACTGTGCAGGGATGtacctgttttctttctgcaactGCTGTCATCAACTGAGCATCAACAGAAATGTTTGATCCAAGCCCATCAGTCTAGAACCTCCAGTGGATGGGGTCTTGCTGTAGCCAGCTCCGTCTGGCGCAGTAGGATTAATAACTGAGAGTGATTTAAATCAGCACCAGGCATGGGCATGGTGTAAAATAGGAATCATAACAGTACAAAGGGGATCCCAGAGTACATCTCTTGGTTTGTGTAACTGTGGACTTTGTCAGAGTCACCAAGTAGTAGTAGCACATACCTGATTCTTGAAAGCATTTAAGGTAAACTTGTAGGAGCTTAAGAAAGACTGTGGTTCATCACACAGTGGCTGCACTTAGGGAGATGTTCCATCCTTGTGCCTTTCCTGGACTGGGGAAAACATCCTTACACATGGAACTGGGAAAAAAGCAAGCCAGAAGCATGCACTGTAACTCACATGGTGATCTTTGTCGTGTCCTTGGTGCTGTTGCTGAAGAAAGTTATTTCAATGCTGGTGATTGcgtttcttttcttctccaagcgGAACTCAACGAGGCTGTGGTGAACTGAGCAAGAGGTAAAGTACGTGGGAGTGAGGGCAGGTGCTGTGCGTTAGACCTACCCTGCCTAACAAACTAACTTTTCTTCTTCGCCACTTACCACAGAATGGTGCTGAAGAACTGGTCATTAAATAAGCGTTCACTTCCATAGGCAGCCTTCTCATGTTGACAACTGCCTGCTCCAGCAGGCCTGTGGGAGGAAACAGAGCCATGGGAGAGAAAGCCATGAAGGACCCAGGACAGAAACAGAATTGGTTCCAATTCACCTTCACTCCCAACTTCACTGTCTTGGAGGACAGACCCTTTTTTTTATACTAGAGCAAGCAGAGGTTTGTGGCATCTGTTTGACAGGTTAACAGGCCCTATAAAATCTCCTCTGACTACTGTAGCTAACCATCAGCATTGACCTCTTAGTGGCTTTGTGCAAATGGAAGCCCACACAAGGTATTAGGACAAAGGACACCTAAGGAGCTGGGAGATAAGTAGTAAGTAAGAGTAAGTAGTCTGTACAAGATTGAGACTTTGGGGTTGGGCTAAAACTTCCATCTGCTTCTCTAAACAGGACGCTTTTAGAGTGAGTTGCCCATTTGCTAGGCAAGAGATTGTGGAGGATGTCTTTTATTAAGAGCCCTGTGAAATGTTTAATGATCAGAGATGTTCAAGACACCGGTGTTCTACCTTGGATAATATATGAGCATCAGGCTTCTCTACGGAAGTTTGAAAATGATACAGTTTCTCCCTATCCCCAGATAGCTCCCATTCAGATCCTGCTTGGAAAAATCTCAACCATGTCCTGTGCGTTTCGCTGGCACTCATCAAGAATGTATTGTCCCCTTCTCCATGAAGGTCTCACGCTGATACCGTACCTATTCTGGGACAGGACAATAGGAAGGGATCACCACAGTCCACGCAATGTCCATTCAAAAAATCCTGATGACTCGTGCAAGGGAACGCCACGATGGGACAGGAATGTTTCAAGGCACTGACATAGAGATGTACTGCCCTCATGTGATCGCAGATCAGATACTTGTAGcctgcaggaagaaatgcatgcagagaaaagcagctgtcAGCCTTTCAGCTGGTTTTGGCTTTTCTGACGGTTCCTAAGGAACAAAAAGTCAAGGAATAAAGATTCTGCAGCCACTTCCTCTCtgcaaaataatgttttgtaaaCACCTCTGTGATCTCACCACAACAGAAGGCACACAGAAACCTAGAGTATTCTCACCTGAAGAGATGAATCGGGGGCATCCTGGCTGATCTTTGCCTCCATTGACAAAATAATCGATGTGGCCTACAGGGATCCGGATCCCAAAATCTGAAAGTAGATGGAATGCAACTTTATTCCTATGCTTGGCTCTACTACTTTCTCACAGTGGCACCTTTCTGTTGTCACgtgagcaaaagcaaagcaaggttTCATTGCAAGTGGTAAAAAGCACACGGAGCTTGTTCTGCAGGAACTCACTCTGCTGTAGCAGGGTTATGGAAGAAATACGTGCTGGAAGATTGCCCCGTGTCTACAACACTAAAGCTCCCACCTGTTGTTGTGATGTGCTCTGGGGTGTGGATGCTTGCCAGTGCATTCATCTCTGAAGCCTATCTAATCGGGGAACATCCTCAGACTGGACCGGAACTTGTGGTCAGCTGGCATATATGGAACAATGACCTGCTTGCTTCTTAGCAATAATGATGGCAGGACAAACAGACACGGTGggctgaagaggaaagaagccAGCTTACTGTCAGCATCGGTATGAATGGCTTCCACAAAGAGGGCATCCCCAGGGTCCAGGCGTTCTTCCGGGCTGGCTCTGGTGTACTTAGGGCCTGCGGGATCCAGGCCTGCAACAAAATCAAACACCTGAACAACAAACACTCCTCAGACCctctctttcttatttctggaccagtaattttatttaaattcaaatctGTAGCACCTTTCCTAATTATGCTGTTATCTGTAGTAGTGCTACAGTCTGAGCAATGTCACTGGAGATCTCGAGCTTGGTGATGAATTCAGCACTGTAGGTGTTAATCAACCTAAGCTTTACAAAGGTTCAGTACTGCCAAACAgtcttaaaacagaaatacttctgaGCCTTCTCCCCATAAATAAAACCAAGTTCTCAAGCAGCCGCTGATGTTTTTGCCTGAAACTTGCTCCTGGAGCAAATTCTGAGGAGCCAGAGTAatactgcagatttttctttggcAATAGCAAGGAACAGGTTAAAGATCACGTTTTTATTCTGGCTGATGTTTATTCTGTTcactttgctttggaaaatagCCTCGCAAGACCTTTTTCACTCCCCAGGCACCAACAACAGTTTAAGAAGCAGTTCTGCTCCTTGTAACACTGCCTCAGAGCTGGCCACTTTAATTGCCTTTTGGACTAAGTCCCATTAATTCTCTATGGAGAAGGTGCTATCAACAAAATACAAGCTGACGTGTTTGAATTTGTGTGTggaagcagggaggaggagaagggaaagaagttATTTCCTTCCTACCTAAAAATGAAGGCTATCAGAGAGATAAGGGGCCAGAAGAAtgtactgcttttttttgtcATCCATGTTCTTTTGCCTTGTCTCATGCAAAAAGCTGAGAGGTTCCCTGCTCACTTATACAGAGCAAGTTCATGTTAAAGGCTTTAGCATAGAATAAGAAGTGTTATTCAGTACACCTTAAGCTTCTTCCTGAGGAGGGAGAAATGAATTAGATACATAGACCTACAGAGCATTTATTACGTTTGAACAGCGTAAGGCAAAGGTCTCTGACTGAAGTTAAATGTTATGTTTTCTTGGGAAGGAGTCTGCTTCTActcatctgaaaatgaagctgatGAGAACATGCTGGTCTCTTCTGTGTATGCATTCTTTTGAATAGAAAGGATTGTCAGGATCTTTTGAAGCTAGGAAGAAGCCCCAAAGCTTGGATTGATTAAGCCTACATACTTAAAAGACTACTATGTATGATACCCCTTCCCTGACATTTAATTCGCTTCACTGAATAAGACGTCAGGATCCAAGTCTCAGTTTTACCTGTTATCCGTCCCAGCTGACCATCATGGAAGTGCCCAACCAGTCCCCCAACATGTGCACCAAGGCTCACACCGATAATGTGAATGGATGTTGCAGAGACTCCCAGGGCCTGCAGATGATCATAcaaatatgtatttctatggAGGAAAGCTGAAATAACCAGAAACTCCATTACCCTTCTCATGTGGGATTGCTTTTGAGGTATACAGTGAAGAACAAACTAGATGTGGGAATGATGGCTACTgccctttctgctttccagagtCTTTCTTTTGGACCATGGGACCGAGATGAAAAATGCTGCCTTTGAAATATGTGAGGTTACATCCTGCAGCAGTACTGAGGCTTATGAGAAACCAGAAGTAGCCTTCTGTGGTGTAAACAGGAGAGACTGGACAAAAACTGCTTAAGTAGCTGGACTACAGCTTAGCACAAACACAGGACAGATGCAGAGGACCAGAGTGGCCCAGTAATTTGTTCACTCTGTGACCAAATCAGTAATGAGGGGTGACAGACCTCTCTCCTTCCAGCCCTATCTCTATCCTCCTGATTTCACAGCTGCTCCAGGAGTGTGAGTGCACACTCTGGCGCATACCCATGATCTCCCACACTGTACAGTCAGGGTCTAATGGTGCAAATGCTACACAGAGTTTATTCATGGCTGGTAAATGCAAAGATATACCATCCTCACTGCATAAGTGTTGTTCAGCTGTGCTGTACATGAGCTTACCAGGAGCTTGCTGATGAAGTGTGAGATGAAGAGGGCCAGCTGTGTGACGTTTTCCACTGCAGAGTAATAGGCTCCTGTAGAACCATGAACCCAGTCCACTGCAATCACATTTACCTGACTTATGTGCAGTATTGCACGGACAAGCCCTTCAATCCAGGAGGGTTTTGTACCCAATGCCCTAAGGAGTAATGAGAAACAAATATGTTAGGTGTTTCCTAAAGGAGGGCGCGTGACAAAATATTGTTCACTGATGATGGAGCTTCATATATCTCAGAGTAGACTGTCAGGCAGCTGCCAAAAAGTTGTCCTGGTGCCAGACACATATACCTGGCATGTCATTGCAGCAGTGTAGTAACAAACACTGTCCAGAATGGGTTGATTCAGAAAGGTACCaaccaagaaaaacatttgtagGGCTCGGGCTGAAATCTTGGTCTTGCTATGGTGTTCCTGTTAGCCACCTGTATGGGAAACcgttgatcacagcctgaacctttgattaaccatctgaggcaagtgatgggtcagctgtgggagcacaggtgaaggtaattcagctgtgctctcggaaggggtggagcttgattctacctctcctagatcccatttaagggctgaccaccactaaagtagcatctttctggagattgctcctgtgtggagtttttgtggtgagcctcaacattggtgagcatccatctcaactgaaagcctcagcactggtgagtctttccttagataccctctggctatctatttactctgtaattacaactatacccttgtattattccaactatacagtGGGGAAGAGGTTAAGTAGAGAAGGGTGGATTTCTGGGGATtgttcctgtgtggagttttgCAGCAAGCCTTGGCATCAGCAATTATCTATCCTTACCATGAGCCTCGATGTTGGTAAGCATTTGTTATCTTCTTTCCTATGTAACCTCTGGTTATCTGTTGACTTTACAATTGTACAATTACAACAGTACACCACCATAGAGCCCACATGGAAAGAGCAAACTGACCAGGAACATCTGGCCCTGTTCTGCTGCCAACCAGCAAGAAGTCCTGGGTCAAATCACACAGTCTGTCACTGCTACATTGGGAAAATGAGGAGGCTCTGTACTATCCACTTCCCCTATTACCACCTGGGACAGGggtgtgctgtgttgtgtgagGGCAACTGCTTATTTTCTGGAAAGACCTCACAACCTCAGATTTGTTCTGGATAATTTAGGAAAGGCTCCTCCAGGAATGTAAAACAGCCAGTAGtccagctgaagtgcctctacACCAATGTTTGCAGCATGTCTCTCATGTCCCTGAACCTTGAGGTGGGGGTAGGAGCAGCAATACCCTCCTACTGTAAAAGAAGAGCAAATCTGAGGCCACCTGATAAGGCTGAATGTatacaagtctatggggccagatgataTGTATTCTaaggtcctgaaggagctgactgatgtggttgccaagtCACTCTCCATCATActtgaaaaatcatggctgtcaGGCAAAGTGTCTGGTAACTGTAAAAAGGGAAATgtcactcccatttttaagaaaggaagaaagtaagagCCAGGGAACTACAGGGCAGTAAGCTTCAcatctgtgcctgggaagatcatggagcagatcttcctggaagagatgttaaggCACACATGAGATGAGgaggtgatccaagacagccagtATGGCTTCACTAAGGACAGATCATACCTGACCTTTTATGAAGGAGAGAcagcattggtggacaaagAAAGGGCATCTGATACCACCTATCTGGACTTCTGCAAGTCTTTTGACATAgtcccacaccacatccttaCCTCAAAATTGGAGAGACACAGATTTGAAGGGTGAACTATTCAGTGGCTCTGTCCCACCTACTGCCTCACAGGCAGTTCCAGGTATGGTTTGACACTGAGCACACCGGGCTCTTCTCTTAGCAGGTGTTTCAAATGTAGTCACCACTGGGGAGAGTCTGATTGTCAGATGGGCAGGGGATTTCCATGCCAGCCCAATGCAGGGCCTGGGAATGCCATTTGTTTAgttaattaatataattttcaCCATAATGCTCTCTTTCTCTTACCTGAACCCATGGATTATTATCTTCGTTTCCAGACTGCTATTGAAGCTGGAGTTCTTGATGCCATCATCAGCCAAAATTAGCTCCCCACAGTTAGGGCTGGAGGAGGTGAATAGAAGAAACCGGACATTAAGCTTACTGCCATGTAGGAAATTTGCCGTCTGGAAATCAGCACAACGATGCCCTGAGGTTCTGTTTATGTTCCCTGCAATGAGAGGGAGCGAGAAGAATATTTGGCCTGTGCCTGTATGGTGGAAGAAAAAGCTCATTTTAATTCACTAGGAATTTGGCTTCTATTAATAAAGAGCAAAAGGCTAGAACATAGATTAAAATCAGCCTATTCTGGCAAACAAGTATTGCCTGAAGAAGCTGTTCTGCCCTTTGATGGAATTGGAGCATTGACTGGGGAAGAAAACTGTGGATGTCTGTTTTACTGAGAATTGTTTTACTGAgaagtgaattaaaacaaaacaaaaaaaatccatcaaaCCCATAACTAGTATAAAACTGTGCAAATTTAGGCTATAAGTCAAGGAGAGACCTATATAGCAGACCTACGTGGTGTGTATGGCTAGCCAGTAGAACAGGTAATAGATATTTTACAGCAGTGACATGGAGTGTGGCATAagagtaaacagaaaaaaacaaacaaaaacccccaaGATTCGGTACTCGGATCTCCCCATGTAGGATGCAGCCATCCTTTACTGTTGTCTTTTCTGGTCTTTCTGTGAACCagagagaaatgggaaagacTTTCTCTGGCAGCTGTTCAGAATAACTGCTGCTCATGAACTAGCTTTACTTAAAGGGTATGCTTAGCAAAAGCAGAGCACATTGGAAATGGCATCAGGGGAGGAGGATTGtgagttaaaaaaagaaaaagatcccAATTAAAGCAAGAAGTTGAGGTAttacatctatttattttccctcatcTACTGCAGATTAGACTTGCCCAGCTTTCAAATTGGGAGTTGCCAATGCCAGAGTTCAAGTAGTCTCTTTTCCACCTCCCTACACACAGCACAATTCTGGAATGCTTTTTTATATCATGTTAGTGAAGTAAAATCACTGAGACAGATGGGATAAGAAAGGACTTTTCCTGTGCTGGCCATTCTCCTGATGTCTAACTGGATTACAGCAAAGACCTCTTGAAACACAGGTATGCTGGGGAGAATTTAAGTCAAATCCTTTTGTGTAAAGCCCTCAATCCCTTGCCATGCATTCATGTCTTTTCTTACCTGCTTGTGCTGAGCTAAGCAGCAAGATGCCAGCAAGGACAAAGAAGGGCTTCCTCTTCAGAACTTCAACCATCTTCCTGCTAGTCCACCACAAGTATGAGGATTGTACACAGAATAACAACGGTGGTGGGTTGTACCTTCTGCTTGGCTTGGTCAATGATCAACCAGGCTCGGCTCTTTTGGGAAAACGAATGTGGGCATTCTCCTCTGCTCTTGTTTGATGATTAGTCAAAGTCTGTGTCAGCAGAGGCTTCA
The Coturnix japonica isolate 7356 chromosome 1, Coturnix japonica 2.1, whole genome shotgun sequence DNA segment above includes these coding regions:
- the PLA1A gene encoding phospholipase A1 member A isoform X2, yielding MVEVLKRKPFFVLAGILLLSSAQAGNINRTSGHRCADFQTANFLHGSKLNVRFLLFTSSSPNCGELILADDGIKNSSFNSSLETKIIIHGFRALGTKPSWIEGLVRAILHISQVNVIAVDWVHGSTGAYYSAVENVTQLALFISHFISKLLALGVSATSIHIIGVSLGAHVGGLVGHFHDGQLGRITGLDPAGPKYTRASPEERLDPGDALFVEAIHTDADNFGIRIPVGHIDYFVNGGKDQPGCPRFISSGYKYLICDHMRAVHLYVSALKHSCPIVAFPCTSHQDFLNGHCVDCGDPFLLSCPRIGLLEQAVVNMRRLPMEVNAYLMTSSSAPFCVHHSLVEFRLEKKRNAITSIEITFFSNSTKDTTKITIPKQEEVGRRLLAHRAPLCQTNSMTLKYLPKNRFWRKDESHIVGKFCAAPLPLGNNRTMFCLPWILTLYDNTELSFQLSAACA
- the PLA1A gene encoding phospholipase A1 member A isoform X1, yielding MVEVLKRKPFFVLAGILLLSSAQAGTGQIFFSLPLIAGNINRTSGHRCADFQTANFLHGSKLNVRFLLFTSSSPNCGELILADDGIKNSSFNSSLETKIIIHGFRALGTKPSWIEGLVRAILHISQVNVIAVDWVHGSTGAYYSAVENVTQLALFISHFISKLLALGVSATSIHIIGVSLGAHVGGLVGHFHDGQLGRITGLDPAGPKYTRASPEERLDPGDALFVEAIHTDADNFGIRIPVGHIDYFVNGGKDQPGCPRFISSGYKYLICDHMRAVHLYVSALKHSCPIVAFPCTSHQDFLNGHCVDCGDPFLLSCPRIGLLEQAVVNMRRLPMEVNAYLMTSSSAPFCVHHSLVEFRLEKKRNAITSIEITFFSNSTKDTTKITIPKQEEVGRRLLAHRAPLCQTNSMTLKYLPKNRFWRKDESHIVGKFCAAPLPLGNNRTMFCLPWILTLYDNTELSFQLSAACA